In Hasllibacter sp. MH4015, the following proteins share a genomic window:
- a CDS encoding peroxiredoxin-like family protein, whose protein sequence is MLMPRQKTPDLSVPLVDGGTFDLSAETAERGTVVCFYRGLHCPICATYLTEFEKLVGDFAERGIASVAISSDGAERAAGMKEKIGAERLRFGYDLPLAKAREWGLYISTSRGTTSIGIEEPALFAEPGLFLINPDQTLYYMSVQTMPFVRPHFRELLAAVDFAIEKNYPARGEYEGAV, encoded by the coding sequence ATGCTGATGCCCCGCCAGAAAACGCCCGATCTGTCCGTGCCGCTTGTGGACGGCGGAACCTTCGATCTGTCCGCCGAAACCGCCGAGCGTGGGACGGTCGTTTGCTTCTACCGGGGGCTGCACTGCCCGATCTGCGCCACCTACCTGACGGAGTTCGAGAAGCTGGTGGGCGATTTCGCGGAGCGCGGGATCGCGTCTGTGGCGATCTCCAGTGACGGGGCGGAGCGCGCGGCGGGGATGAAGGAGAAGATCGGCGCCGAAAGGCTGCGGTTCGGATATGACCTGCCGCTGGCCAAGGCGCGGGAATGGGGGCTGTATATCTCGACCTCCCGCGGGACAACCTCCATCGGGATCGAGGAGCCCGCGCTGTTCGCCGAGCCCGGCCTTTTCCTCATCAACCCGGACCAGACGCTCTACTACATGTCCGTTCAGACGATGCCCTTCGTGCGGCCCCATTTCCGGGAGCTGCTGGCGGCGGTCGATTTCGCGATCGAGAAGAATTATCCGGCGCGCGGTGAGTATGAGGGGGCCGTCTGA
- a CDS encoding MarR family transcriptional regulator gives MLKAPRSIGRDLTFAASAASSVANRMLEPHGLSLAQWAVLQCLWHNGDLSVKDIAKLTGNAPPAASRIVDRMVASGILTRQTDAKDRRAVLVRTTDRGEGLRHLQKVYEDVNAVVLSDLSEMEAETLFSLLSKVRSAGQEWLERGVNKR, from the coding sequence GTGCTGAAGGCACCGCGGTCCATCGGGCGCGACCTGACATTTGCCGCCTCGGCGGCCTCATCGGTGGCAAACAGGATGCTGGAACCCCACGGCCTCAGCCTTGCGCAATGGGCGGTGCTGCAATGCCTCTGGCACAACGGCGATCTCAGCGTGAAGGACATCGCCAAGCTGACGGGCAATGCGCCGCCTGCGGCCTCCCGCATCGTGGATCGGATGGTGGCGTCGGGAATTCTGACACGCCAGACCGACGCGAAAGACCGCCGCGCGGTCCTCGTGCGGACCACCGACAGGGGGGAGGGCTTGCGCCACCTTCAGAAGGTCTATGAGGACGTCAACGCCGTCGTTCTGTCCGACCTGTCGGAGATGGAAGCCGAGACTCTATTCTCGCTGCTCTCCAAGGTCCGGTCCGCCGGGCAGGAATGGCTCGAAAGGGGCGTTAACAAAAGGTGA
- a CDS encoding EF-hand domain-containing protein produces the protein MKIPTMTSACILLALSGPALTQEAGSEGREVGQTVFATIDASNRGAIHAGELEDFRDAVFASMDTNGDRRVPFEEFVAWDPGFARVAEEAGRLDQYTTAARIVFAFWDRDGSGEMTEQEMRFAMVQDFRRADLDDDTLLTEDEFLQGFPIMVAMRAAIRPDL, from the coding sequence ATGAAGATCCCGACGATGACATCCGCCTGCATCCTGTTGGCGCTCAGCGGCCCCGCCCTGACGCAAGAGGCGGGCAGCGAGGGGCGTGAAGTGGGGCAGACGGTCTTTGCCACCATCGACGCAAGCAACCGCGGGGCGATTCATGCAGGCGAGCTGGAGGATTTCCGCGATGCCGTCTTTGCCAGCATGGACACGAACGGGGATCGGCGCGTCCCGTTCGAGGAATTCGTGGCGTGGGACCCGGGCTTTGCCCGCGTGGCGGAGGAGGCCGGACGGCTGGACCAATATACCACGGCCGCCCGCATCGTCTTCGCGTTCTGGGACCGCGACGGCAGCGGCGAGATGACGGAGCAGGAAATGCGGTTCGCCATGGTGCAGGATTTTCGCCGGGCCGATCTGGATGATGACACGCTGTTGACGGAGGATGAGTTCCTTCAGGGGTTCCCGATCATGGTCGCCATGCGCGCCGCGATCCGGCCCGATCTCTAA
- a CDS encoding cytochrome b, translated as MKSSDASYGTFAVTIHWLSAVLIIVLIVSGFRSGFVVDPEVKLSALRVHVPVAILVLLLTVARLVWWWRFDRKPAPLGTAPRWQEVVALWVHRALYLLIFVLLASGIAMSVMSGLPDALFGSAQMPELADLAPRAGHGVAARLIAAAVLLHAGAALYHHVIVKDATLRRMWFSR; from the coding sequence ATGAAAAGTTCTGACGCAAGCTATGGCACCTTTGCGGTCACGATCCACTGGCTGAGCGCGGTGTTGATTATCGTGCTGATCGTCAGTGGGTTTCGGTCCGGCTTTGTGGTCGATCCGGAGGTTAAGCTGTCTGCCCTGCGCGTACATGTGCCGGTAGCGATTCTGGTCCTGTTGCTGACGGTGGCACGGCTGGTCTGGTGGTGGCGGTTCGATCGCAAGCCTGCGCCGCTGGGCACCGCGCCCCGGTGGCAGGAGGTGGTCGCCCTTTGGGTACACCGTGCGCTTTACCTGCTGATCTTCGTGCTGTTGGCCAGCGGGATCGCGATGTCGGTTATGAGTGGCTTGCCGGATGCCCTGTTCGGATCGGCCCAGATGCCGGAATTGGCGGATCTTGCGCCGCGTGCGGGGCACGGCGTGGCGGCAAGGCTGATCGCGGCGGCGGTGCTGTTGCATGCGGGCGCGGCACTCTATCACCACGTGATCGTCAAGGATGCCACGCTGCGGCGCATGTGGTTTTCGCGCTGA
- a CDS encoding TetR/AcrR family transcriptional regulator: protein MPRPRSFDEGDVLQCAMMTFWRLGFDATTYKVLEGETGVGVRSMHNTFGEKDDLFVRSLEAYHNMASNLLDQMFADPGVDAIQMIFTGMVQPTPEDDITNSGCLMVNSIFEIPEKPAAVQAAIDTYREMWRSRFQQALEADKVADPATRAEFLVGALWGVLSQIRLAGKTTAGKPMADIVIQTVAGWR from the coding sequence ATGCCCCGCCCCCGCTCCTTCGATGAAGGCGACGTCCTGCAATGTGCGATGATGACCTTCTGGCGTCTCGGATTCGACGCCACGACCTACAAGGTGCTGGAGGGGGAGACCGGCGTCGGCGTCCGCTCCATGCACAACACGTTCGGAGAAAAGGACGACCTGTTCGTCCGGTCACTCGAAGCCTACCACAACATGGCGTCGAACCTGTTGGACCAGATGTTCGCCGACCCCGGCGTCGATGCGATCCAGATGATCTTCACCGGCATGGTCCAACCCACACCGGAGGACGACATCACCAATTCCGGCTGTCTCATGGTGAACTCCATTTTCGAGATCCCGGAAAAGCCCGCCGCCGTGCAGGCCGCCATCGACACCTATCGGGAGATGTGGCGCAGCCGTTTCCAACAGGCCCTTGAAGCGGACAAAGTCGCGGACCCCGCCACGCGCGCCGAATTCCTCGTCGGCGCACTATGGGGCGTGCTCAGCCAGATCAGGTTGGCTGGCAAGACGACCGCGGGCAAACCCATGGCCGATATCGTCATCCAGACGGTTGCGGGCTGGCGCTAG
- a CDS encoding SRPBCC family protein, with product MRLVNTRLVNKPVADVWEVLGPGYERAGDWASSVYVSRARSGQPKVTAAPVAGRTCETSLGPFTETIEAYDPVARRIAYSATGDKMPGFVRSLVNTWELVPKGPDRTEVRMVLEADIAFPFSVLMGWMMKMQFRKVLHESLEEFAHYVETGRPHARKVKVDASKKAKAARSALHVAA from the coding sequence ATGCGGCTGGTTAACACAAGGCTCGTCAACAAGCCCGTCGCCGACGTGTGGGAGGTGCTCGGCCCGGGGTACGAGCGTGCCGGCGATTGGGCGAGTTCCGTCTACGTCTCCCGCGCGCGGTCGGGTCAGCCGAAGGTGACGGCCGCGCCGGTGGCGGGGCGGACCTGCGAAACCTCGCTCGGGCCATTCACCGAGACGATCGAGGCCTATGATCCGGTGGCCCGCCGCATCGCCTATTCCGCGACGGGCGACAAGATGCCGGGCTTCGTGCGCTCGCTGGTCAACACGTGGGAACTGGTGCCCAAGGGTCCCGACCGGACCGAGGTGCGCATGGTGCTGGAGGCCGACATCGCCTTTCCGTTCAGCGTGCTGATGGGCTGGATGATGAAGATGCAATTTCGCAAGGTTCTGCACGAAAGCCTCGAGGAATTCGCCCATTACGTTGAGACCGGTCGGCCCCATGCCCGCAAGGTGAAGGTCGATGCGTCGAAGAAAGCGAAGGCCGCGCGATCCGCGCTGCACGTCGCGGCCTGA
- a CDS encoding NYN domain-containing protein, with translation MFYRDERLALFIDGSNLYAAAKALGFDIDYKLLRSEFMQRGKLLRAYYYTALLENDDYSPIRPLVDWLHYNGFNMVTKPAKEFTDSQGRRKVKGNMDIELAVDAMETADHVDHIVLFSGDGDFRPLVEALQRKGCRVSVVSTIRSQPPMIADDLRRQADNFIELEELKDVVGRPPREPRMDDRMPADQSAD, from the coding sequence ATGTTTTACCGGGACGAACGTCTGGCGCTGTTCATCGACGGCTCCAACCTTTACGCCGCCGCCAAGGCGCTGGGGTTCGACATCGACTACAAGCTCCTCAGGTCGGAATTCATGCAGCGGGGCAAGCTTCTGCGGGCCTATTACTACACGGCCCTGTTGGAGAATGACGACTATTCCCCGATCCGCCCGCTGGTCGATTGGCTGCACTACAACGGCTTCAACATGGTCACGAAGCCCGCCAAGGAATTCACCGACAGCCAGGGCCGGCGCAAGGTGAAGGGCAACATGGATATCGAGCTTGCCGTGGACGCGATGGAAACCGCCGATCACGTGGATCACATCGTGCTCTTCTCCGGCGATGGCGACTTCCGGCCCCTGGTGGAGGCGTTGCAGCGCAAGGGCTGCCGGGTCTCCGTGGTCTCCACGATCCGCAGCCAGCCGCCGATGATCGCCGACGACCTGCGCCGCCAAGCCGACAACTTCATCGAACTTGAAGAGCTAAAGGACGTCGTGGGCCGCCCACCGCGGGAGCCGCGCATGGACGACCGGATGCCAGCGGACCAATCCGCCGACTGA
- the folK gene encoding 2-amino-4-hydroxy-6-hydroxymethyldihydropteridine diphosphokinase — protein sequence MIALGANLPSGGKPPEMSVPMAMARLAELVGGEVSMSRLYHTPAFPPGSGPEFVNAAMRIAWHGGAGELLALLHRIEEEFGRTRAHRWEARVMDLDLIGLDDAILPDAATRANWANLPPERAAQVVPDQLILPHPRLSERAFVLVPLADVAPDWIDPATGHSVTEMLAKFPAEDLAEIYPVPVAAE from the coding sequence TTGATTGCGCTGGGTGCCAATCTGCCTTCGGGCGGGAAGCCGCCGGAAATGTCGGTGCCGATGGCGATGGCTCGACTTGCGGAATTGGTGGGTGGCGAGGTCTCGATGAGCCGCCTGTACCACACGCCCGCCTTCCCGCCCGGATCGGGTCCGGAATTCGTGAATGCGGCCATGCGCATTGCGTGGCACGGCGGGGCGGGCGAGTTGCTGGCGCTTCTGCACCGCATCGAGGAGGAATTCGGCCGCACCCGCGCGCATCGCTGGGAGGCGCGGGTGATGGACCTTGACCTGATCGGGCTGGACGATGCGATATTGCCCGACGCGGCCACGCGCGCGAATTGGGCGAACCTGCCGCCGGAGCGCGCCGCGCAGGTGGTGCCGGACCAGCTGATCTTGCCCCATCCACGGCTGTCGGAACGGGCCTTTGTGCTGGTGCCGCTTGCCGATGTCGCCCCCGATTGGATCGACCCGGCCACGGGACACAGCGTAACGGAGATGCTGGCCAAGTTCCCGGCGGAGGATTTGGCCGAAATCTACCCCGTGCCGGTTGCCGCCGAATAG
- the rpoZ gene encoding DNA-directed RNA polymerase subunit omega: MARVTVEDCVDKVPNRFELVMLASHRAREISAGDPLTIDRDNDKNPVVALREIADETQAADDLRERLIESHQTQIEVDEPEEDAMALLQGVEQDRPAQDDMSEEQMLRALMEAQGQK; encoded by the coding sequence ATGGCCCGCGTCACGGTTGAAGATTGCGTTGATAAGGTCCCGAACCGGTTCGAGCTGGTGATGCTTGCGTCGCATCGCGCGCGGGAGATTTCCGCCGGCGATCCGCTGACCATCGACCGCGACAACGACAAGAACCCGGTCGTCGCCCTGCGCGAGATCGCGGATGAGACGCAGGCCGCCGATGACCTGCGCGAGCGTCTGATCGAAAGCCACCAGACCCAGATCGAAGTCGACGAACCCGAGGAAGACGCCATGGCGCTTTTGCAGGGTGTCGAACAGGACCGCCCCGCCCAGGATGACATGAGCGAAGAGCAGATGCTGCGCGCGCTTATGGAAGCACAGGGCCAGAAGTGA
- a CDS encoding bifunctional (p)ppGpp synthetase/guanosine-3',5'-bis(diphosphate) 3'-pyrophosphohydrolase → MTAEAALDHTHGAEDAIDADDLLSLVRNYNPKTNEALIRSAFEYGRQMHAGQTRHSGEPYFTHPVTVAAILTEQRLDDATIVTALLHDTIEDTRSTYSEVSERFGVEVAELVDGVTKLTNLQLSSRESKQAENFRKLFMAMSKDLRVILVKLADRLHNMRTIRHMRPEKQRQKAHETMDIYAPLAGRMGMHWMREELEDLAFRVLNPEARSSILRRFITLQRETGDVIPKITDDIEAVLSKHGVSAQVFGRAKKPYSIWRKMQEKKLAFSRLSDIYGFRVITETEDDCYRVLGAIHQRWKSVPGRFKDYISQPKSNGYRSIHTTVSGRDGKRVEVQIRTRQMHEVAESGVAAHWSYRDGVRVANPFAVDPAKWLESLTERFENAEGNEEFLEHVKLEMYSDQVFCFTPKGDVVKLPRGATPIDFAYSIHTRIGHSCVGAKVDGLRVPLWTRLKNGQSIEVITAEGQTPQATWIDIATTGRAKAAIRRSLREVDRDRYIKLGRELARVAFEQIGKKATDKALTTAAKTLSLADGDELLARIGSAELSARDVVAELYPELANKDDVASVEDNRAVIGLPPGARTQRAQCCQAVPGERIVGITYHGKGPLVHAIDCPALAAFDDQPDRWIDLHWTEGRHAPIHNVTIDVTLSNESGVLGRICTLIGEQNANISDLHFVDRKPDFFRLLIDVDVRDAEHLHAVMMAVEAEGDVATLDRFRDLDRRP, encoded by the coding sequence GTGACGGCGGAGGCCGCGCTAGATCATACCCACGGCGCCGAAGATGCCATCGACGCCGACGATCTGCTGAGCCTCGTCCGCAACTACAATCCGAAAACCAACGAGGCGCTGATCCGCAGCGCCTTTGAGTACGGCCGCCAGATGCATGCGGGCCAGACCCGCCATTCCGGTGAGCCCTATTTCACCCACCCCGTGACCGTCGCCGCGATCCTGACCGAACAGCGGTTGGATGATGCGACGATCGTCACCGCCCTGTTGCACGACACGATCGAGGACACGCGGTCCACCTATTCCGAAGTGTCGGAGCGCTTCGGCGTGGAAGTGGCGGAACTGGTCGACGGGGTCACGAAGCTGACCAACCTGCAACTGAGCAGCCGCGAATCGAAGCAGGCGGAGAATTTCCGCAAGCTCTTCATGGCGATGTCCAAGGATCTGCGGGTGATCCTGGTGAAACTGGCCGACCGGCTGCACAACATGCGCACGATCCGGCACATGCGCCCGGAGAAGCAGCGCCAGAAGGCCCATGAGACGATGGATATCTACGCGCCGCTTGCGGGCCGCATGGGTATGCATTGGATGCGGGAGGAGCTGGAGGACCTTGCGTTCCGGGTGCTCAACCCCGAGGCGCGATCCTCCATCCTGCGCCGGTTCATCACGCTGCAGCGGGAAACCGGCGATGTGATTCCGAAGATCACCGACGATATCGAGGCCGTGCTGAGCAAGCACGGCGTCAGCGCGCAGGTCTTCGGCCGGGCCAAGAAGCCCTATTCGATCTGGCGCAAGATGCAGGAAAAGAAGCTGGCGTTCAGCCGCCTCTCCGACATTTACGGTTTCCGTGTCATCACCGAGACGGAAGACGATTGTTACCGCGTGTTGGGCGCGATCCACCAAAGGTGGAAATCGGTGCCCGGGCGGTTCAAGGATTACATCAGCCAGCCGAAATCCAACGGCTACCGGTCGATCCATACCACTGTGTCGGGGCGCGACGGCAAACGGGTGGAGGTGCAGATCCGCACCCGCCAGATGCACGAGGTCGCGGAATCCGGCGTGGCGGCCCATTGGTCCTATCGCGACGGTGTGCGGGTCGCGAACCCCTTTGCCGTGGACCCCGCCAAATGGCTGGAATCGCTGACGGAGCGGTTCGAGAACGCGGAAGGCAACGAGGAATTCCTCGAACATGTGAAGTTGGAGATGTATTCCGACCAGGTGTTCTGCTTCACCCCCAAGGGGGATGTGGTAAAGCTGCCGCGCGGGGCCACGCCCATCGATTTCGCCTATTCCATCCACACGCGGATCGGGCATTCCTGCGTCGGCGCCAAGGTGGACGGATTGCGCGTGCCGCTTTGGACGCGGCTGAAGAACGGCCAATCCATCGAAGTGATCACGGCCGAAGGCCAGACACCCCAAGCCACCTGGATCGACATTGCCACGACGGGCCGGGCCAAGGCCGCGATCCGGCGGAGCCTGCGCGAAGTGGACCGGGACCGCTACATCAAGCTGGGGCGCGAACTGGCGCGGGTCGCGTTCGAGCAGATCGGCAAGAAGGCCACAGACAAGGCGCTGACCACGGCGGCCAAGACCCTGTCGCTGGCCGATGGTGATGAGCTTTTGGCGCGGATCGGTTCGGCGGAGTTGAGTGCGCGGGACGTGGTGGCGGAGCTGTATCCGGAACTGGCCAACAAGGACGATGTCGCCAGTGTGGAGGATAATCGCGCCGTGATCGGCCTGCCGCCCGGCGCGCGGACACAAAGGGCGCAATGCTGCCAAGCGGTGCCCGGTGAACGGATCGTGGGCATCACCTATCACGGCAAGGGGCCGCTGGTGCATGCCATCGACTGCCCGGCGCTGGCGGCCTTCGACGATCAGCCGGATCGTTGGATCGACCTGCACTGGACCGAAGGACGCCATGCGCCGATCCACAACGTGACCATCGACGTGACGCTGTCCAACGAAAGCGGCGTGCTTGGGCGGATCTGCACTCTGATCGGGGAACAGAACGCCAATATCTCGGATCTGCACTTCGTCGACCGCAAGCCGGACTTCTTCCGGTTGTTGATTGATGTCGACGTGCGGGACGCCGAACACCTGCATGCGGTGATGATGGCGGTGGAAGCCGAAGGCGATGTTGCAACGCTTGATCGCTTTCGTGATCTGGACCGCAGGCCGTAA
- a CDS encoding DUF2062 domain-containing protein: protein MFRRRDYRPWYRVILEALWPRGGWLRAAQYVQHRMRRLPGTPEQIARGVFAGAVTVFTPYFGLHFVIAALLARMMRGSIIAALLATFIGNPLTYVPIAIISLNLGHFMLGSRPTVGVNDSLFARFGNAAGDLWHNFKAMFTDEVAHWRELEIFWDTVVWPWTVGGIIPGLVCGIVCYYLSVPVIRAYQKSRAARLRKKMEKLRKQADAAE, encoded by the coding sequence GTGTTCAGACGCCGCGACTACAGACCCTGGTACCGTGTGATCCTGGAGGCGCTTTGGCCTCGGGGGGGCTGGCTGCGTGCCGCGCAATATGTGCAACATCGGATGCGGCGGCTGCCCGGCACACCGGAGCAGATCGCGCGGGGCGTGTTCGCGGGGGCAGTCACCGTATTCACCCCCTATTTCGGCCTGCATTTCGTGATCGCCGCCCTTCTGGCGCGGATGATGCGCGGGTCAATCATCGCGGCCCTTCTCGCGACGTTCATCGGCAACCCGCTGACCTACGTGCCGATTGCGATCATCTCGCTCAACCTGGGGCATTTCATGTTGGGCTCCCGTCCGACGGTGGGTGTGAATGACAGCCTGTTCGCGCGGTTCGGCAATGCAGCGGGCGATCTGTGGCATAATTTCAAGGCGATGTTCACCGACGAGGTCGCCCATTGGCGCGAGTTGGAGATCTTCTGGGATACGGTCGTGTGGCCGTGGACCGTGGGCGGGATCATCCCCGGCCTGGTCTGCGGGATCGTGTGCTATTACCTGTCGGTCCCCGTGATCCGGGCCTACCAGAAAAGCCGCGCGGCGCGGTTGCGAAAGAAGATGGAAAAGCTCCGCAAACAAGCGGATGCGGCGGAGTGA
- a CDS encoding pyridoxine 5'-phosphate synthase — protein MEKLRLGVNIDHVATLRNARGGATPDPVRAAVLAERAGADGITAHLREDRRHIRDADIAAIMEAITIPLNFEMAATDEMQRIALGHLPHAACIVPEKREERTTEGGLEVAGDQNRLSHFIGPLGDAGIRVSLFIAADRAQIEAAARIGAPVIEIHSGAYTDFDSEGNAEARNAELARIVDGVKRGHDLGLEVHVGHGLNYDTVAPIAALPEVRELNIGHFLMGEALFVGLEAAIAGMRQRMDAARS, from the coding sequence ATGGAAAAGCTGCGGCTGGGTGTAAATATCGACCATGTGGCAACGCTCAGGAACGCGCGGGGCGGTGCGACGCCCGATCCGGTGCGCGCCGCCGTTCTGGCGGAGCGGGCGGGGGCGGACGGGATCACGGCGCATCTGCGCGAAGACCGCCGCCACATCCGAGACGCCGACATCGCGGCGATCATGGAGGCCATCACCATCCCGCTGAATTTCGAGATGGCCGCGACGGATGAGATGCAGCGGATTGCGCTTGGCCATCTGCCCCATGCCGCGTGCATCGTGCCCGAGAAGCGGGAGGAGCGGACGACGGAGGGCGGGCTGGAAGTGGCGGGCGATCAGAACCGGCTGAGCCATTTCATCGGGCCGCTCGGCGACGCGGGCATCCGGGTGTCGCTATTCATCGCCGCCGACCGCGCGCAGATCGAGGCGGCGGCGCGGATCGGTGCGCCGGTGATCGAGATCCACTCAGGCGCCTACACCGATTTCGACAGCGAGGGGAACGCGGAGGCCCGCAATGCGGAACTGGCGCGGATCGTGGATGGCGTGAAGCGAGGCCATGACCTCGGGCTGGAGGTCCATGTGGGCCACGGGCTGAACTATGACACGGTCGCCCCGATTGCAGCACTGCCGGAGGTGCGGGAGCTGAATATCGGCCATTTCCTGATGGGAGAGGCGCTGTTCGTGGGGTTGGAGGCCGCGATTGCGGGGATGCGGCAGCGGATGGATGCGGCGCGAAGCTGA
- a CDS encoding LysE family translocator, with protein MMDLGVLTALGTFLVAAGSPGPATLAVAGTAMALGRSAGLMMGAGLALGLASWGLAVGLGFGALVAQSPVFLTIFKLIGASYLLYLAWVTGRTAFRKDTAPDTVAEGRAFRRGLILNLGNPKAALAWIAALALSTDGTAPGWGIVVACAAMGFGIYAAYAFAFALPPVRSTYRRFRRWIDGVTAVLFALAGLRLLAWRGAE; from the coding sequence ATGATGGATCTGGGTGTCTTGACGGCGCTTGGCACGTTTCTTGTGGCGGCAGGCTCTCCAGGGCCCGCGACGTTGGCGGTTGCGGGAACGGCGATGGCATTGGGTCGTTCGGCGGGGCTGATGATGGGGGCGGGGCTGGCGCTGGGCCTTGCTTCGTGGGGCTTGGCAGTTGGCCTTGGCTTCGGCGCGCTGGTTGCGCAAAGCCCGGTCTTTCTGACGATCTTCAAGCTGATCGGGGCATCCTACCTTCTGTACCTCGCTTGGGTCACCGGGCGTACGGCGTTTCGGAAGGACACGGCACCGGACACAGTGGCAGAGGGCCGTGCGTTCCGCCGTGGACTGATCCTCAACCTTGGCAATCCCAAGGCCGCCTTGGCCTGGATCGCGGCCCTTGCGCTGAGCACAGACGGCACGGCACCGGGATGGGGCATCGTCGTGGCCTGCGCGGCGATGGGGTTCGGGATTTATGCCGCTTATGCCTTCGCGTTTGCTTTGCCGCCGGTTCGGTCGACCTACCGCCGGTTCCGGCGGTGGATTGATGGGGTGACAGCCGTCCTGTTCGCCCTTGCGGGCCTGCGCCTTCTGGCTTGGCGGGGCGCGGAATGA
- the acpS gene encoding holo-ACP synthase yields the protein MILGIGTDLANIERIQRALDRFGDRFRHRVFTDLEQRRAERMKDPAAVYAKRWAAKEACSKALGTGLRMGIAWKDMAVRNLPTGQPVMEVTGWARERLEQMTPDGYTALIHVTLTDDHPWAQAMVVIEALPAEEEELRPVIKRRPPRRMS from the coding sequence ATGATCCTTGGGATCGGAACGGACCTTGCGAATATCGAACGGATTCAGCGCGCGCTGGACCGGTTCGGGGATCGGTTTCGTCACCGGGTCTTTACCGATCTGGAGCAGCGCCGCGCGGAGCGGATGAAGGACCCCGCGGCGGTTTACGCGAAACGGTGGGCAGCGAAGGAAGCCTGTTCGAAGGCGCTTGGCACCGGCTTGCGGATGGGCATCGCGTGGAAGGACATGGCGGTGCGCAACCTGCCGACCGGCCAGCCGGTGATGGAAGTCACGGGGTGGGCGCGGGAGCGTTTGGAACAGATGACGCCCGACGGCTACACCGCCCTGATCCACGTGACGCTGACCGACGATCACCCTTGGGCGCAGGCCATGGTGGTCATCGAGGCGCTGCCTGCGGAGGAAGAGGAGCTGCGCCCGGTCATAAAGCGCCGCCCGCCCCGGCGCATGAGTTGA
- the lepB gene encoding signal peptidase I produces MAKSEGGVMETVKTVFWALLIAGIFRTLFFQPFWIPSGSMKDTLLIGDFLFVNKMAYGYSRHSCPFSMCPFEGRIFGSEPERGDVVVFRHPTNGTDFIKRVIGLPGDRVQVIDGVLHLNGEPVRLTPEAPFEEVVEPQGPQGHIPRCTNAPVGEGAICSKDRATEELPGGVTHSVLNIQDGSRGDNTPEFVVPEGHFFVMGDNRDNSIDSRFPQSIGGVGFVPFENLLGRADRVIFSSAGRRMVYFWTWRSDRFFRAIE; encoded by the coding sequence ATGGCAAAATCCGAAGGCGGTGTGATGGAGACGGTGAAGACCGTTTTCTGGGCGCTTCTGATCGCGGGCATCTTCCGCACGCTGTTCTTTCAGCCGTTCTGGATCCCGTCCGGGTCCATGAAGGACACGCTGCTGATCGGGGATTTTCTGTTCGTCAACAAGATGGCCTATGGCTATTCGCGCCATTCCTGCCCGTTTTCCATGTGCCCGTTCGAGGGGCGCATTTTCGGCTCGGAGCCCGAGCGCGGTGATGTGGTCGTCTTCCGTCATCCCACGAACGGCACCGACTTTATCAAGCGCGTCATCGGCCTTCCGGGCGATCGGGTGCAGGTGATCGACGGCGTGCTGCACCTGAATGGAGAGCCGGTGCGCCTGACCCCGGAAGCCCCGTTTGAGGAGGTGGTGGAACCGCAGGGCCCGCAGGGTCACATCCCGCGCTGCACCAATGCGCCTGTGGGCGAGGGGGCAATCTGTTCCAAGGACCGCGCGACCGAGGAATTGCCGGGGGGCGTCACCCATTCGGTCCTGAACATCCAGGACGGATCGCGCGGTGACAACACGCCGGAATTCGTCGTGCCGGAGGGCCATTTCTTCGTCATGGGCGACAACCGGGACAATTCCATCGACTCGCGGTTCCCGCAGAGCATCGGCGGCGTCGGGTTCGTGCCGTTCGAGAACCTTCTGGGCCGTGCGGACCGGGTGATCTTCTCCTCCGCCGGGCGGCGCATGGTCTATTTCTGGACCTGGCGTTCGGATCGCTTTTTCCGGGCGATCGAGTGA